The following are from one region of the Heptranchias perlo isolate sHepPer1 chromosome 11, sHepPer1.hap1, whole genome shotgun sequence genome:
- the LOC137326961 gene encoding uncharacterized protein produces MRVFGIGCAVPGAEKLRHVLRSLQHVIDDDEHLAKAIPTPPLLAFKQPSNLKQTIVRSKLPSFQENSVHDTTQPCHSNLCKTCQIIDTDTTITREDTTHQVHGSYSCDSANVVYLIRCRKGCPGAWYIGDTMQTLRQRINGHRATIARQEGSLPVGEHFSSQGHSSTDLRISVLQGGLRDTRQCKIIEQKLIAKFRTHGDGLNRDLGFMSCYT; encoded by the exons ATGAGAGTTTTTGGAATAG gttgcgccgtccccggagcagagaaactacgccatgttcttcgcagccttcaacatgtcatcgatgacgacgaacacctcgctaaggccatccccacgcctccactactcgccttcaaacagccatctaacctcaaacagaccattgttcgcagcaaattacccagctttcaggagaacagcgtccatgacaccacacaaccctgccacagcaacctctgcaagacatgccagatcatcgacacagataccaccatcacacgagaggacaccacccaccaggtacatggttcatactcctgtgactcggccaacgttgtctacctcatacgttgcaggaaaggatgccccggagcatggtacattggcgacaccatgcagacgctgcgacaacggattaacggacaccgcgcaacaatcgccagacaggagggttccctcccagtcggggaacactttagcagtcaaggacattcatccaccgatcttcggataagcgtactccaaggcggccttcgagacacacgacaatgcaaaatcatcgagcagaaattgatagccaagttccgcacccatggggacggcctcaaccgggatcttgggttcatgtcatgctacacgtaa